The genomic segment TGCCCCTCTGGATGAGCAGGGTGCTCTCTCCTTGACCTGGAAGAGTCACCAGGCAATAAATGCTGTTTCATACCGAGCATCCACGCGGAGCAGGGAAGGTAGGAGGCAACATGCCTGTTAACTGGGGTAACCTTTAATCCTGCACATACCTGGTGATCAATCTTTGGCTTGGCAGATGCAGATCACAAGCTAAAGCTGTGTAATCTTATGAAATCCTTGCCCTGGAGCAGAAATATCTATTGAAAGGCATCCAAAGTAGCAGTCCCAAGCTCTGACTTCCTCATCATGCAGGCAGCTCTCCTGGAGTAGTGTGTGGTCTTGCATATAAATTTCATGTGTGGTCTCGGGCACTTAAAGAACTGTAGATGAGGGGATAACAAGCGTCCTTGTCAAGCTTGTGTAATTGGGGTGTGACTAACAGCTTTATGGCTGCCCTTGAAATTCTTCCAGTTGTTCGAGCTTCAGCTTAACTCCTGCCTGCTAGCCCAGCGTGCATGCTGGATAGCAGCGCTGGGAAGAGGTCAAGATCAAACCCCGCTGCCGTGCTCGTGTGTGCTGCAGCAGGCCACGAGCTCTGCAGCTCAGCTAGGAAGCTCTGCAGAGGCTTTACGCCAGGATGGGAAGCTGAATCCTGCAGCCTGATAGTCCCTGTAGCAAACAAACCGGCAGGAAAGTAGTCAGGTCTCTGAGGTGAAGGTGGTTTTTGTGTGCACTAGCTGACCTCATGTTTTCACCTGAAGGCAGCAGGCTTCCTGGTAGAGGGGGAGTGACTGTCTTGGCTTCCAGGGTCTGAAAATACTGGCTTGGCTCTTCCAGTGGAACAGGAAACCAAGCTGCCTTGGGGAGGTGGAGCCTGACTCCTGGCAAACGGGGCTGTTTGGGTTCATAAGCGGGTGCTGGGCTGAGCTGAGGGAGCGGGAGAGAAGTTAGGGTGTTTACCAGGCACTTTCCTGTCACCTTCAGGAGTCGTTACCACATGAGAAGCAGCTATTTGTGTACTAGCTTGTGGCAAAGCACTTCCAGTGGCAGCTGGAAATGAGGATGTAGCCTTGTGTACCCGGAGATAACCATAACTTGTGACTGGCAGAAGAGGAATCTCTGCTGTAGGAATAACAGGCAAAAGCCCCATGATGTTGCTCACCACACCCAGTGTGGGTGTGTGGGGTCTAAAAATAGGAGATGAGCTGGCTTATGACAGTCTGGCTGTTGTGACAAGGTGCGACTGCTGAGCATTAACGTGGAAGGGGAAGAGTTGGCAAAGTTCAGAATTAGGAAGCTGTAAACTAATTTAGCTGCCATAAGCCTGAGCTGTGGGCCTGCCCCTGCTCTTTGCCTCCgtagggaggaggagcagggtggaCACGGGCTCTGGGGCTTtggctgtggtggtggtgggaagggGTTTAATGGCAACTGCCTTCCTTTGCAGGAGAGATCAAATCGAGTCCTTCAGAAAGCCCCCTGATGGAGAAGACCAGCAGTTTGAAGGAAGATCACGAGGAGCCCAAAGTGCCATTGGGCAACAGCATGGGCGATGCCAAGAACCCCGTTGCTGACGTGGTGTCAGCCGTGCCGCACCGGGTGGTTGTGGAGGAGAGGACTGTCTCCTTCAACCTGGGAGACTTGGAGGAGGCCCCGGAGCGCGAGAGGCTCCCCAGCATTGACCTGAAGGAAACCAACATTGACAGTGGTGAGTGGAGGGACGGGTAAGGGGGTGCAGGGGTCCGAGGGTGGCCTTGGCTGTTTTTTTTACGCATGTCCTTGCAAAACTGGTATCCCTGGGAGCTGAACACCCCTTCTCTCAGCAGGAGCTGTGCAGCTGCCCAACGGCAACCTTGTGCAGTTCAACCAGGCCGTGAGCCACCACATCAACTCCAGCGGGCAGTACCAGTACCACACCGTGCACAAGGACTCCGGCCTCTACAAGGAGCTGCTGCACAAACTGCACCTTGCCAAAATGGGGGACTGCATGGGTGACTCGGGTGACAAGCCGCTGCGGCGCAACAACAGTTACACCTCCTACACCATGGCCATCTGCGGCATGCCCCTGGACTCCTTCCGGGCCAAGGAGGGCGAGCCCAAgggggaggagatggagaagcTCACCTGGCCTGCTGCTGACACGAAGAAGAGGGTCCGCATGGACAGCTACACCAGCTACTGCAATGCGGTGGCGGACGCCCACCCGGCCGCTGATGTGGATGTGAATGCAGCCCAGGTGGAGATGGGTGTCAGTGACAGGAAGTGCAGCAATAACTCCCTGGAAGAGTGGAACGACCAGGACAAACCGGAGGTGTCCCTCCTCTTCCAGTTCCTGCAGATCCTGACGGCCTGCTTTGGCTCTTTTGCTCACGGTGGCAATGATGTCAGGTCAGTTGAGTTAGCGGAAGCGGTGGGTTTGTTTGCTGGCTCTGATGTGGTTGTGTGATGCCGTGACGAAGCTGCTGGCCCTCTAGAGCAGGTCTCCTTCCTCTTGCAGCAATGCCATAGGCCCTCTGGTCGCGCTCTACCTTGTCTACCAGACGGGCGATGTGGCTACAAAGGTGGCGACTCCCATCTGGCTGCTGCTCTACGGAGGCGCTGGCATCTGCATTGGCTTGTGGGTCTGGGGAAGGCGGGTCATTCAGACGATGGGGAAGGACCTGACTCCCATCACGCCATCGAGGTAAGGGCCTTGCTGGAGGCAAACTGGGTGGCTGCAGAGCAGCGtcctgcccccagagccctgctctGGATCGGGGAGAGCATCCGATGCTTCCTTGAGGCAGAAGCCTTGTTCGGCTGGAGGATCTGGGGTGTGCTGCCACCGGAGGCCCTGTGACATGTCCCTTCATGCAGAGCTGCCCCTCTCCTCGTTAGCCCTCGAGGGGTCGATCCTGGGCTGCTGGGAGCCCGGAGAGCCAAGGGGGGAGCTGATCCTGCTGGGCGCAGGGTCTGCTCAGCACCACGTGGGGAGAGCAGCCCCAAGACTTGCTGCTGAACGGGCCTGGTAAATCGGGTAGCGTGTTGGGTGCTCGGTGCCGGCTCTCTCCGCGTTTCCCACACTCTCGCTCTTCCCCCAGCGGCTTCAGCATCGAGCTGGCGTCTGCCCTGACGGTGGTGATCGCCTCCAACGTCGGCCTCCCCATCAGCACCACCCACTGCAAGGTAAGTGGGAGCCAGGGTTAACGACGCGGCCGGTGGCCCTGGCATCTGGTCAGACCTGCTTTGCACCACGAGGTGCAAGCCAAACGCTGGCGCTAATAAAGCGGCTGTTCAGGAGCTCCCAAAATAGGCTGCCCGCTGGCCTGTAGTTCATGGGGCTGCGATTTGCATTTCAATGCGGGGTGGTGGCAGCGCGCTTAAGAGCGGCCCAGGAATGAAGGAAGAGTCCCTGAAGAAAGGCGCTGGGGGAAGTGCTTGGACCCTGAGCTGTGGCAGAACAAAACTGCTTTGAGGGACCCTGGACGGCTCTGCCAAGCAGCCCGGGCCGCTCGGCCATGGGAACCTGCGCTCTGCTGTGTCTCTTCCGGATCAAAGCTCGTGGGAGGCAGCTTGTTGCCaagccttttcttcccccccccggcTTGGTGTCCTGGCTGGGGTCAGCTGGGAAGCGTGTGGCAGCGAAGGCTGTGAGGGAGACCCCCAGCCGTGCGATGGCCGGGACGCGCTTTGGTCCGATACGGAAAGCTCCCCCTTCTCCCGCAGGTGGGCTCCGTCGTCTCCGTGGGCTGGCTGCGCTCCAGGAAGGCGGTCGACTGGCGCCTCTTCCGCAACATCTTCATGGCCTGGTTCGTCACGGTCCCCATCTCGGGCCTCATCAGCGCCGCCATCATGGCGGTGTTCAAGTACGGTGTCCTGGGAGCGTGAGGgcccggctgccgcccgccgTGGGGGCCTCGCCGCTCGCGCTCCCCCTGCTTTCACGCTAATGATTGTCTCGACTAGCTGCAAGACAGCCGGGGCGGACTCTTCCCCGCGCAGGCTGTGAATTACTGTaggtttctgtctttttttttttttatttttattgggcTTTCCCCAATCCTGTCTAGTGTTGTCActgaagtaattattttttttggACTTTGGCCCTAAGTTTCTAGCTGCGGTGGGTGCAGCAGTAAGCCTGTGCTCGCCCCAGAGGGGTGACTATCCTGCTGCTGTGTAGCTTTAGATTAGCAGTGGGGGGAggccactttattttttttttttaactcttaatgACTTAATTAAGATCCTCTTGCTGTGATTCCTCCTAGTGTAAGGATGGGGGCTGGTTCTTGCCCTGCGCAGGGGCCTGGTCCCCCCCCCGGCAAGCGGGCTGTCACGTGTTCAGCTTTGCCTCCATCGCCGTAGTGTGGTGCAAACAAGAGAAGCTGCAGTACCATCACGCTCTTGGCTCTTGtcgtgtcttttttttttggggggggggccaGCCCCAGGGTCCCCCATGCCCCCCTATGACCCCCCAGCCCTTGCTCACTGCTGCTACCTCGGACTCAATAAAGACTTTGTTcttagggcagtgctgtggggtttcattgggggggggggggcatccctccccctgggggagctgcaggctctgcccccccccctgCCTCACGTGGgggccccctggggggggggggaccagccAGGGCTGTGGGAACTGATAACAGTGGCACGTGCTCTGCCGCTGTCACAGACGGGCTGTGGGctgtcccctgcttccccctgtcctgtgcggggggggggggggggggaggttatCGAGGCTGTGCACCTGCATGTGCCCCCCCCGcacctgcccctgctgcagtCATTAGTGTCACTGCTTGGGGGCAGTGGGGTGcagccctggcccccccccccaccaaggctGGGGGCACCCAGACCCCTGGCCCCAGGACCTGGCCCCGGTCAAGGCCGGGCCGCGGGGACCCGCGTCACCGCGGTGGCGCAAGAGCCCCCAGGGCTGGCGCTGGGCCCCGGcgcgggagggggccgcggctcggagcccccagggcactgctcccaGGGAGCTCGCAGCAGggaccgaccccccccccgctgcTGTGCCCCCCCCCTCGCTGTCCTTGGCACAGGCCTGGGGGCgtggggacgcctgggtcccctcctcGGTGGCGGTGGGGACCGGGGGGgccttgacccccccccccgggcttaATGATTTGCTGGTGGgtgccgcgcccccccccccccccgcccatgctgCCCTGCGCAAACACTGGTGATAAGGGGCTGTGCcaggctgggggggtcccggtgcccctAAAGTGGGGGGGGTTGTGGCACCCAGCCTGCCGCAGccccccagggtgctgggggtccctcacctgctgtggggtgctggttgcatgggggggggccctgccccagCTGGGGGAAATGGGGGGTAGTGGGGGGGGTCATTGCTGGGGGGGGCACGTGGTGGGGCAATGCCCCAGTTGGGGGAAGTGGGGGGGTAGTGGGGACAGTGGGGGGGTCATTGCTGGGGGGGACACATGGTGGGGCACTGCCCCagttgggggtgctggggggggcattgCCCTGGGGGGCTGCATGGTGGGGGGGCAACTGCCCTAGTTGGGGGCTGCATGGGGGGGCAGTGTCTGGGGTGGGGGTACTTGGGGGGGTGCATTGCCTggggggggtgcatggggggggaATTGCCCCAGTTTGGGGGCAGTGCTGGAGGGGTACATGGGGGGCgactgcccccgggggggggagtCCATGGGGGGCGTttcccggggtggggggcacatgggggggAGCATTGCCCCGggtgggggggtccatgggggcgCATTACCCGCGGTACAGGGGGGGCGctgcccggggggcgggggggggggccgggccgtggccggggccgggccgggggcgggtcGCGGCGGCCCCGTTaaagcgggcggcggcggcggcggcggccggaggcaGCGGCGATGGGCAGCGAGGgcgagcggggcccggcggcggggcagggcgatCCGCGGGCGCTGCGCAGGGACTGCCAGCAgcggtggggccggggggcacctggggggggcatttggggggggggcagggtctgggggggggcaggatgtgGGGGGGGCATCTGAGAGGGGCAATGTATGGGGGGGCGGGACCTGGGGGGGCATTTAGGGGAGGGCAGGACCTGGGGAGGGGCATTTCGGGGGGGGGGCTAGGACCTGTGGGGCAGATCCGGGGGGGCATGTTGGGGGTGGTGGGTTGGGGTGGCACCTGGGGGTACAATTTGGGGGGGATCCGGGGCAAtctgggggcggggggcaggatggggggggcattggggggaggaggtgggggggtACAGTCCAGGGAGGGGGCAGgatcttggggggggggaattgggggggggggtttcggaAAAGCCCCGGGGGGGGTAGATAGTCAAGGGCCGGTTGcaaggaaggatttgggggtgcaATTTGGGGGGGGTGAACCCCCCCCCCGTAGCAGTGCAAAGGGTGCCAAAGGGGCCGGccaaaatgcccccccccccccccccggccagcccCGTTTTCACTTGAAAAGCCCATTTTTCCGCTCTAATAACTTCCCAGCGGGTTGTTGCACGGAGCCAAACcagggcccggggtggggggagcagtTTGCTGtccccatggcgggggggggggacactagCGTCACCCACCGCCCCCGTCACCCGCAGGATTTTCGTCAACCGCAGCCTGGCGCTGGAGAAGATCAAGTGCTTCGGCTTCGACATGGACTACACCTTGGCCGGTAGGGTGACGGGGTTTGGGTGACGGAGCGGGGGGGCGACCGGCGTGTCCCCCCCCCTCAACCCTGTCCCCCCCCGCACAGTGTACAAGTCGCCCGCCTACGAGGCGCTGGCCTtcgagctgctgctggagcacctgGTCTCCATCGGGTACCCCCAGGAGATCCGCGCCTACCGCTACGACCCGGCCTTCCCCACCCGGTGAGCCccacggggtgctgggggggttatTCGGGGGGGGACGGACCCATctcggccccccccaccccggctcaCGGCCTCCCCACCGCAGGGGGCTGGTGTTCGACACCCTGCTCGGCAACTTGCTCAAGGTGGACTCGCACGGGAACCTGCTGGTCTGCGCCCACGGCTTGCGCTTCCTCAAGGGGTGAGggtgccccggggtgggggggggcacgggacccccccccacctACCCACCCGGGGATGCCGGGGATgggagcgggccggggcgggATGTGGCCAGGGCGCTGCTGGGGGAAAGGCTGTAGGAGCTCCTCAGCCCTTCCTTGGAGCTCCTCAGCCCTTCCTTGGAGCTCCTCAGCCCTTCCTTGGAGCTCCTCGCCCTGCTGGGTGCCCCCCATCCAATGGGTGCCCCCCCACCTCTCTGGGTGTCCCCCACCCCGCAGCGCTCCGTAGCGCCCCCCCGTCCCGCTTCCCTCCTCCCGCAGCGCCGAAATCCTCCACTACTACCCCAACAAGTTCATCCAGCGGGACGACACCAAGCGCTTCCACATCCTCAACACGCTCTTCAACCTCACGGGTGAGCGAGCCGGCACCAACCTCCCCCaaaatccacccccccccccacccccgcaccCCACGTCACCCCAAACGCCCGTGCCACCCTGTGCCACCTCCCCGGCGTCCCCCGTTTTCCCGGCAGAGACCTATCTCTACGCCTGCCTCGTGGACTTCTTCTCCAACTGCTCCAGATACGTCAAGTAagaggggagccggggggggggtgccccATGTTTTGGGGTGAGAAAGGGGGTTTTCGCATCCGGCCCATCCGCCTTCACCCCATCTCTCGGCCGTTGCAGCTGCGACACCGGCTACAAGCACGGGAACCTCTTCATGTCCTTCCGCAGCATGTTCCAGGACGTGCGCGAGGCCATGGACCACGTCCATCTCTCAGTGGGTGCCGcgggaaaagggaagggggggcGATGCCGGACCCTCTGTCCCCACCCCACCCAGGACCCGCTGGCTGCACCGTCACCCCggtgggggggtgttgggggccgCGGCGGTGACACCGGCGTGGTTCTCTCGCCGCAGGGTTGCCTGAAGGAGAAGACGCTGGAGAACCTGGAGAAATACGTGGTGAAGGACGTGAGTGCGCGCGGCCACCCGTGACGCCgggtccccccacccaccccgccacccccccacccaccccacaCTGCCCCTCGCCTCTCGCCAGCCCCGCGTCCCGCTGCTGCTGAGCCGCATGAAGGAGGTGGGCAAGGTCTTCCTGGCCACCAACAGCGACTACGGCTACACCGACGTGAGTAGCgggcgcccggctccccggggcccAGCCTGCcacggggggggcacccgggggtgcTCTGCAGCGTGGAGGGTGCCACTGCTTGGTGGCCTCGCCGGGGGCCGTGACACCGGGCGTTGTTGCAGGCCATCATGTCCTACCTGTTTGACTTCGGCGGCGAGGATGAGGTGAGCCCACGGCCGGCGCGGGGTTGGGACGTGTTGGGGGGGTGCCGGTCCCGTCCACCCCCCACCCAACGCTGCGCCCGTCACCCGCTCGCCGGCAGGCGGGGAGCCCGCGGCAGCCCTGGCGCTCCTATTTCGACCTCATCGTGGTGGACACCCGCAAGCCGCTCTTCTTCGCCGAGGGCACCGTGCTGCGCCAGGTCAACACGGTGAGGGGCAGCGCCCGGCAAAGCCTTGGAGCCCGGCGGGGTGGCTTCGCCCTTCGTCGCACGGGTGAcagtccccccccacccccggcggTGTCCCCTCGGCTCGCAGGACACGGGGAAGCTGCGCATGGGGACGTACACCGGCCCCCTCCAGCACTGCGCCGTCTACTCCGGAGGCTCCTCGGACCTGGTGTGCGACCTGCTGGGCGTCAAGGGCAAGGACATCCTCTACGTGGGCGACCACATCTTCGGCGACATCCTCAAGTCCAAGaagcggcagggctggcgcacCTTCCTGGTGGTGCCCGAGCTGGCCCGCGAGCTGCAGGTGTGGACGGAGAAGAGCGGTgagcggcgcccggccgcggggaccccgccgggctggggacgtcggggcgggaggtggcCGAGCCACGCGTGACCTCTCCCAACGTCGAGCCCGTTGCCCTTGCAGAGCTGTTCGAGGAGCTGCGGCGGTTGGATCTCTTGCTGGCGGAGCTGTACCAGTGagtgggcacccatgggtgctcggGAGGGTCCCCTGTGGCCAAGCCCACAGCTGGTGTCTCCTCGCCTCCAGGGAcctggacagcagcagcagcgagcgcCCGGACATCAGCTCCATCAAGCATCAGATCCAGGTGACGCCCAAGGCaccggccctggcaccctgcaccccGCGCGGGGCGCCTTCGCCCTGACGCCTTCGCCCGCTGCGCCCGCAGAAAGTCACCCGCGAGATGGACCTGTGCTACGGGAAGATGGGCAGCCTCTTCCGCTGCGGCTCGCGCCAGACGCTCTTCGCCAGCCAGCTGATGCGCTACGCCGACCTCTACGCCGCCTCCTTCATCAACTTCCTCTACTACCCCTTCAGCTACCTCTTCCGGGCGGCCCCCGCCTTGGTAGGCCCCCGCGCCGTGccaccccctccccgccgggTGCCCGGTGTTGGCCCCGCGCCGCCCACCTCGCCACCCTGCCGTTGCAGATGCCGCACGAGTCGACGGTGGAGCACGGCCGCCTGGACGCGGCGGAGGCGGGCATGGCCCCCGGGctcggccgccccggccggcagGTGGGTGACGAGGGGGGCAGAGCCGGCACCGAGGGGATCCCGAGGCCATCGAGCCAACCCGGTCCTTCTCCAGGCCTCCAACGGGAAGGAGGATGAGGATGGTGAAGCCTGAGCCTGACGGGTGCCGGCCCCTGGGAGGGCGCACGGGCGAGGAAGCCCACGCAGCTTGGGGGCTGCCCGACCCTCCATCCCTGCTGCAGAGACGGCGCCGGAAACCCAAAGCGCTTCGCGCCCGGCATCTCCCGTCTCGACAGCTtcggcgccgggccccggggtCAGTCGCGGCCCCGGGTAGATGTGGACGGCCATTGCTCAAAGGCaagagggctctgggggtgcctGCTGCTCCCCCCCGGGCTCCCTGGTGCCCGCTGGGCTCTGCCCCACTTgtgttttttaaccttttctaTTTATAAAAGATGCTCAAACTCCTGGTTAAGTTTTATTGGCGCCGCAGAGTGGAAAAGACATAAAATTGGTTGTTTGAAAAGTCCTTCACCCTGGAACCTAGGAGATGGGGGCAAAGCACCAAGAATGGGAAGTTTCAAAGTCCTCAGCCAGCGGCTGGGACAAGCGTCCTGGCTGTGCGCAAGCCCCCGAGCCGGGGTCACGGTGCCAAGATGCCCCCGTCTCTGCTGGCACCGTGGTGGCCACGTCCTGCCCCCAGGGAGGGACCTCCAGCCACGTCCACGGGTCTGGGAGCTCACTGAAGCCCAGGCCTGGCCTGAGCTGTGGTATAGGGGTAGGTGTGCTTAGCCCCCTCTCCACCGCCTGGTCGGACCTTGGAGCTACGTTGTGGTCTTGGCTTCTGCTGCTCCCGACTGGATTCCCTGGACCAGGCTCGTCCCCTCGCCTCCTTTGGGAGTGTCTCTGGCACCCGTCACTGGCCCCCTCGGGTGCTGTGGGACCGAGCCCACCCGCGAGGACCAGCCCCCGCTCCAGGTGGGCTAGAACGGGAGCTGGCGTGAAAACTCGTTTCCGTTTCTCAAAAGCTGCTTGTGCTTCAGGTGGCCACCAAAAACAAGCCCCTTCTGGCTGAGAGGAGCCAGAAAACCCCTTGAACCATCGAGAGAAGCTGGTGACTCCTAAGGACCTCCGCGCCCGGTGCATGCTGGAAGGGGGCTGCCGATGCACGATGGCTTCAACCTTCTTGGGGTCCATCCGTGAGCTGTCGGCATCCCTCAGGCGCCCCGGGAGCGCCAGCGGAGCATGTCACGAGTGTGACTCGGTTGGCACTACCGCAAGCAACCCAAGACCTCCCAGATGCGGTCAGTGCATGCCTCCCAGTGGAGAGCATCTAGATGATGACCAGGTAGGCCACGGCATAGCTACGGAGCAAATCCCTCAGGACATCGCTTCCAAAACATCGGAAAGCGGCTGGCGCAGAGCGGAGACTGAATGATACCATCTTACAGCAGGAAAATCAGGGCA from the Dromaius novaehollandiae isolate bDroNov1 chromosome 26, bDroNov1.hap1, whole genome shotgun sequence genome contains:
- the SLC20A1 gene encoding sodium-dependent phosphate transporter 1 isoform X2, whose protein sequence is MEITCVAPTAVKELLLSTVETMVSAPMTGFLWMLILGFVIAFILAFSVGANDVANSFGTAVGSGVVTLRQACILASIFETVGSVLLGAKVSETIRKGLIDVEMYNSTQELLMAGSISAMFGSAVWQLVASFLKLPISGTHCIVGATIGFSLVAQGQEGVKWSELLKIVLSWFISPLLSGIMSAILFFLVRRFILCKADPVPNGLRALPIFYACTVGINLFSIMYTGAPLLGFDKLPLWGILLISAGSAVVCALVVWFFVCPRMKKKIEREIKSSPSESPLMEKTSSLKEDHEEPKVPLGNSMGDAKNPVADVVSAVPHRVVVEERTVSFNLGDLEEAPERERLPSIDLKETNIDSGAVQLPNGNLVQFNQAVSHHINSSGQYQYHTVHKDSGLYKELLHKLHLAKMGDCMGDSGDKPLRRNNSYTSYTMAICGMPLDSFRAKEGEPKGEEMEKLTWPAADTKKRVRMDSYTSYCNAVADAHPAADVDVNAAQVEMGVSDRKCSNNSLEEWNDQDKPEVSLLFQFLQILTACFGSFAHGGNDVSNAIGPLVALYLVYQTGDVATKVATPIWLLLYGGAGICIGLWVWGRRVIQTMGKDLTPITPSSGFSIELASALTVVIASNVGLPISTTHCKVGSVVSVGWLRSRKAVDWRLFRNIFMAWFVTVPISGLISAAIMAVFKYGVLGA
- the SLC20A1 gene encoding sodium-dependent phosphate transporter 1 isoform X1, whose protein sequence is MEITCVAPTAVKELLLSTVETMVSAPMTGFLWMLILGFVIAFILAFSVGANDVANSFGTAVGSGVVTLRQACILASIFETVGSVLLGAKVSETIRKGLIDVEMYNSTQELLMAGSISAMFGSAVWQLVASFLKLPISGTHCIVGATIGFSLVAQGQEGVKWSELLKIVLSWFISPLLSGIMSAILFFLVRRFILCKADPVPNGLRALPIFYACTVGINLFSIMYTGAPLLGFDKLPLWGILLISAGSAVVCALVVWFFVCPRMKKKIEREIKSSPSESPLMEKTSSLKEDHEEPKVPLGNSMGDAKNPVADVVSAVPHRVVVEERTVSFNLGDLEEAPERERLPSIDLKETNIDSAGAVQLPNGNLVQFNQAVSHHINSSGQYQYHTVHKDSGLYKELLHKLHLAKMGDCMGDSGDKPLRRNNSYTSYTMAICGMPLDSFRAKEGEPKGEEMEKLTWPAADTKKRVRMDSYTSYCNAVADAHPAADVDVNAAQVEMGVSDRKCSNNSLEEWNDQDKPEVSLLFQFLQILTACFGSFAHGGNDVSNAIGPLVALYLVYQTGDVATKVATPIWLLLYGGAGICIGLWVWGRRVIQTMGKDLTPITPSSGFSIELASALTVVIASNVGLPISTTHCKVGSVVSVGWLRSRKAVDWRLFRNIFMAWFVTVPISGLISAAIMAVFKYGVLGA
- the LOC112994426 gene encoding cytosolic purine 5'-nucleotidase-like; this translates as MGSEGERGPAAGQGDPRALRRDCQQRIFVNRSLALEKIKCFGFDMDYTLAVYKSPAYEALAFELLLEHLVSIGYPQEIRAYRYDPAFPTRGLVFDTLLGNLLKVDSHGNLLVCAHGLRFLKGAEILHYYPNKFIQRDDTKRFHILNTLFNLTETYLYACLVDFFSNCSRYVNCDTGYKHGNLFMSFRSMFQDVREAMDHVHLSGCLKEKTLENLEKYVVKDPRVPLLLSRMKEVGKVFLATNSDYGYTDAIMSYLFDFGGEDEAGSPRQPWRSYFDLIVVDTRKPLFFAEGTVLRQVNTDTGKLRMGTYTGPLQHCAVYSGGSSDLVCDLLGVKGKDILYVGDHIFGDILKSKKRQGWRTFLVVPELARELQVWTEKSELFEELRRLDLLLAELYQDLDSSSSERPDISSIKHQIQKVTREMDLCYGKMGSLFRCGSRQTLFASQLMRYADLYAASFINFLYYPFSYLFRAAPALMPHESTVEHGRLDAAEAGMAPGLGRPGRQASNGKEDEDGEA